Proteins encoded in a region of the Kryptolebias marmoratus isolate JLee-2015 linkage group LG14, ASM164957v2, whole genome shotgun sequence genome:
- the helq gene encoding helicase POLQ-like, which yields MSSGRLEVKIKRVCARKRSRGVLKTHLTPVRKKGGSLGSPLCPLRSTMVDNRAVEYCSDNEDLFGDYDSILEDSSLLAKLDDAEQNERLRAADQKHFTNLQPSKDGAWKQSCENVLTDSILDEFRDEPFEDLPGSQLQFQEQAKRSRLPDGDKTSTPQSASRMVEAGRETSTEDKTRSHSGARRSVADLLKRTMLGNAAAPFGVSRTVALKEAVVSEEISVAMQAMETLSAETTDLGPFFGLPSKVKELMHKLRGIQNLYDWQEMCLNLDCVQQRKNLIYSLPTSGGKTLVAEILILRELLCRKKDCLFILPYISLVQEKVRGLASFGLELDFMVEEYAGSKGRFPPVKRRNKRSLYVATIEKAHSLVNSLIETSRLEDLGLVVVDELHMLGDGSRGAVIEMTLAKVKYMSKTTQIVGMSATLGNIKDLQTFLSAENYTNDFRPVQLKEYVKVNDTIYEVDPKEDNCFRFSRLLNFKYSSAMQKIDPDHIIALVTEVIPAHSCLIFCPTKKNCENVAGMICRYLKEQFLQHRGDEKAVLLRELKDSGNGSVCSVLRRTVPYGVAYHHSGLTSEERKLVEEAYSNGVLCLLACTSTLAAGINLPARRVILRSPYVATDFLKRSQYKQMVGRAGRAGIDTVGESILILQEKDKNMAKDLMCAPMENCYSNLMHDEGKGVLSLILSLIGLNIASSPQQIQEFLRGTLLFVQQQQLCLEKSLWDVAWQCVDMLKEKDLVTVSAADSLSPTLQITKLGRAAYKGSVDLTYCDVLYKDLSKGLEGLLLNSYLHLVYLVTPYDLIPQCKPDWMIYFGQFALMSAGEQKMSAAIGVPESFVARKAAGQAVKKNMNLGVVRRLYLALVLFSLLKETDVWRVAERFQLSRGFAQTLLSSTSAFCSCVLHFTEELEEFWPFRALLTELTRRLSYCVKAELIPLMEVAGVMESRAKQLYNAGYKTLSHLANADPAVLCKTIENLYKKQANLMVASAKMLLNEKAAALQEEVDELLTLPDDLPQL from the exons ATGAGTTCTGGGAGGCTCGAAGTCAAAATAAAACGAGTTTGCGCGAGAAAGAGGTCGCGAGGCGTTCTGAAGACTCACCTGACACCTGTCCGAAAGAAAGGAGGCAGCCTCGGCTCCCCGCTATGTCCCCTCAGAAGCACCATGGTCGATAATCGGGCTGTGGAG TACTGCAGTGACAATGAAGATTTGTTCGGCGACTACGACAGCATCCTTGAGGACAGCTCTCTCTTGGCGAAGTTGGACGATGCAGAGCAAAATGAGAGGCTGCGAGCAGCCGACCAGAAGCACTTTACAAATCTACAGCCGTCTAAAGACGGCGCATGGAAACAGTCCTGCGAGAACGTCCTCACCGACTCCATCTTGGACGAGTTCAGAGACGAACCCTTCGAGGACTTACCAGGCAGCCAGCTGCAGTTTCAAGAACAAGCAAAAAGGAGCCGACTGCCGGATGGAGATAAAACCTCCACACCTCAGAGTGCCAGCAGGATGGTCGAGGCTGGGCGAGAAACGAGCACGGAAGACAAAACCAGGAGCCACAGCGGAGCGAGGAGGAGCGTGGCGGACCTGCTCAAACGGACGATGCTTGGGAACGCAGCGGCTCCTTTCGGCGTTTCTCGGACAGTTGCACTGAAGGAGGCGGTGGTCTCTGAGGAGATCAGTGTCGCGATGCAGGCCATGGAGACATTATCAGCTGAGACGACTGACCTTGGGCCTTTCTTTGGACTCCCCAGCAAAGTGAAGGAGCTGATGCACAAACTGAGAGGAATTCAGAACTTATATG actgGCAGGAGATGTGTCTGAACCTGGACTGTGTTCAGCAGAGGAAGAACCTGATCTACTCTCTGCCCACCAGCGGAGGGAAGACTCTGGTAGCAGAGATCCTCATCCTCAGAGAGCTGCTTTGCAGGAAGAAGGACTGTCTGTTCATCTTACCGTACATATCGCTGGTTCAGGAGAAG gtgCGTGGGTTAGCGAGCTTTGGCCTGGAGCTGGACTTCATGGTGGAAGAGTACGCTGGCAGCAAGGGCAGGTTTCCTCCGgtgaagagaagaaacaagagATCGCTGTACGTCGCTACAATAGAGAAGGCCCACAGCCTCGTCAACTCTCTGATAGAGACCAGCAGGCTGGAGGACCTGGGGCTGGTGGTGGTTGATGAG cttcaCATGCTGGGTGATGGCAGCAGAGGGGCTGTGATTGAAATGACTCTGGCCAAAGTCAAGTACATGAGCA AAACAACTCAGATCGTTGGAATGAGTGCCACGCTGGGAAACATTAAGGACCTGCAGACGTTTCTGAGCGCCGAAAATTACACAAACGACTTCAGGcct GTTCAGCTGAAAGAGTATGTTAAAGTGAACGATACAATCTATGAAGTCGACCCAAAAGAGGACAACTGCTTCAGATTCTCGCGTCTGCTCAACTTTAAA TATTCCAGCGCCATGCAGAAGATCGACCCGGATCACATCATCGCTCTGGTGACCGAAGTCATCCCAGCACACTCGTGTCTGATCTTCTGCCCCACCAAGAAGAACTGTGAGAATGTGGCAGGGATGATCTGCAGATATCTGAAAGA GCAGTTCCTGCAGCACCGCGGCGATGAGAAGGCCGTCCTCCTACGGGAGCTGAAGGACAGCGGGAATGGCTCGGTGTGCTCGGTGCTCAGGAGGACTGTTCCGTACGGCGTGGCCTACCACCACAGCGGGCTGACCTCAGAGGAGAGGAAACTAGTGGAGGAGGCCTACTCTAACGGCGTGCTTTGCCTCCTCGCCTGCACCTCCACCCTGGCTGCCGGCATCAACCTGCCTGCCCGCAG GGTGATCCTGCGCTCGCCATACGTGGCCACAGACTTCCTGAAGAGGAGTCAGTACAAGCAGATGGTCGGGAGGGCCGGTCGAGCTGGGATCGACACTGTGGGAGAGAGCATCCTCATCCTGCAGGAGAAGGACAAGAATATG gCCAAAGACCTGATGTGCGCCCCGATGGAAAACTGTTACAGCAACCTGATGCACGATGAAGGGAAAGGCGTGCTGAGCCTCATTCTGTCACTAATCGGATTAAAT ATCGCCTCGTCGCCGCAGCAGATTCAGGAGTTCCTGCGCGGGACGCTGctgtttgtgcagcagcagcagctgtgtttggAGAAGAGTCTGTGGGACGTGGCGTGGCAGTGCGTCGACATGCTGAAGGAGAAGGACCTCGTCACCGTCAGCGCCGCGGACTCGCTCAGTCCAACGCTGCAGATCACCAAGTTGGGGAGAGCTGCTTACAAAG GTTCGGTGGATCTGACCTACTGCGATGTTCTGTACAAAGACCTGAGTAAAGGTCTGGAGGGCCTGCTGCTCAACAGCTACCTGCACCTGGTCTACCTGGTGACCCCCTATGACCTGATCCCACAGTGCAAGCCCGACTGGATGATTTACTTCGGACAG TTTGCCCTCATGTCCGCTGGAGAGCAGAAGATGTCTGCTGCCATCGGTGTGCCCGAGAGTTTTGTTGCAAGAAAAGCTGCAGGACAGGCGGTGAAGAAG aacATGAACCTTGGGGTGGTGAGGCGGCTGTACCTCGCTCTCGTGCTCTTCTCTTTGCTGAAGGAGACCGACGTGTGGCGCGTGGCCGAACGCTTCCAGCTGAGCCGAGGCTTCGCCCAGACGCTGCTCAGCTCCACCTCGGCCTTCTGCTCCTGCGTGCTGCACTTCACTGAG GAGCTGGAAGAGTTCTGGCCGTTCAGAGCCCTACTGACCGAACTGACCCGGCGACTGAGTTACTGCGTTAAGGCCGAGCTGATTCCCCTGATGGAGGTGGCGGGAGTCATGgag TCAAGAGCGAAGCAGCTGTATAACGCTGGCTACAAGACGCTGTCCCACCTGGCCAACGCTGACCCTGCTGTCCTCTGCAAGACGATAGAAAACCTCTACAAGAAGCAAGCCAACCTGATGGTGGCCTCAGCCAAA ATGCTTCTGAATGAAAAAGCTGCCGCGCTTCAGGAGGAAGTGGACGAGCTGCTGACACTGCCTGATGACCTGCCGCAGCTTTAA
- the mrps18c gene encoding 28S ribosomal protein S18c, mitochondrial has translation MTCVRGLQRLKAALYLRRNTCSRSLTSGGVHHKDDMIVKIENPYKEPQKGCTLCNVTIDFKNIQLLSQFISPHTGRIYGRYITGLCGRKQKEISKAIKKAHAMGFMSVTHKHPQFMKDPNICGSKHLD, from the exons ATGACGTGCGTTAGGGGTCTCCAAAGGCTAAAAGCTGCTTTATATCTCCGTAGAAACAcat GTTCTAGGAGTCTCACGTCAGGTGGAGTTCATCATAAAGATGACATG attgTGAAAATAGAGAATCCGTACAAAGAGCCTCAAAAAGGCTGCACCCTCTGCAATGTCACTAtagactttaaaaacattcag ctgctgtcgCAGTTCATCTCTCCGCACACAGGCAGGATTTACGGCCGATACATCACAG GTTTATGTGGAAGAAAGCAGAAGGAGATCTCTAAAGCCATAAAGAAGGCTCACGCAatgg gtttcatgTCAGTGACCCACAAACATCCTCAGTTCATGAAGGATCCCAACATCTGTGGCAGCAAACATCTGGATTAG